One segment of Streptosporangium brasiliense DNA contains the following:
- a CDS encoding ATP-binding protein — MEDPLRGDAMPAEYRRTPDPALSVLGEKWIRRAVESVASVRRFVRDVAADWNAAEDVPEIAALLVSELVTNAIVYGAADVPATSAIRVTVGREKELMTVEVYDSCTAIPRMRRATHMETSGRGLAIVKDLSHDWGWTLNPHGKSVWFRLTAWP; from the coding sequence GTGGAAGACCCTCTCCGAGGGGACGCGATGCCGGCCGAATATCGCCGCACGCCGGATCCCGCCCTTTCCGTGCTGGGCGAGAAGTGGATACGGCGGGCGGTGGAAAGCGTGGCGTCCGTCCGCCGATTCGTGCGCGACGTGGCCGCCGACTGGAACGCGGCCGAAGACGTCCCGGAAATCGCCGCGCTCCTGGTCTCGGAACTCGTCACCAATGCGATCGTGTACGGCGCGGCGGACGTTCCCGCCACGAGCGCCATCCGCGTCACGGTCGGCAGGGAGAAGGAGCTGATGACGGTGGAGGTCTACGATTCCTGCACGGCGATCCCCCGGATGCGGCGGGCGACCCACATGGAGACGTCCGGCAGAGGACTCGCCATCGTCAAGGACCTCTCCCACGACTGGGGCTGGACCCTCAACCCCCACGGCAAGTCCGTCTGGTTCCGGTTGACGGCATGGCCCTGA
- a CDS encoding M1 family metallopeptidase produces MSTTPRRPYFPAHGDDGYRVEHYDLSLDYRVPANRLDGIARLSAVAPGPLDGLALDLGAFRVGGVLVNGEAVRFTHRGGRLHLAPGRLAAGPFTVEVRYSGSPRPVSSHWGGLGWEQLTDGVIVASQPIGAPSWFPCNDRPDDKAGYRISVTTASPYTVIANGELVSRRQAASTTTWVYEQAEPMASYLASVQIGRYRQADLGPGTRVAFPARLASRVRHDFERQDRMMEVFSERFGPYPFGSYTAVVVDDELEIPVEAQGMSIFGVNHVDGRRGQERLVAHELAHQWFGNSLTAAGWCDIWLHEGFAAYAEWIWSEVSGGATADDLAVRWHRRLAALPQDFVLADPGAPRLFDDRVYKRGALTLHALRRAMGDAPFFALLREWTAGHRHGSVTTGQFTDLVARRTAGPLEGLLSGWLYGSRLPALP; encoded by the coding sequence GTGAGCACGACCCCCCGCCGGCCGTACTTCCCCGCGCACGGCGACGACGGCTACCGGGTGGAGCACTACGACCTGTCCCTCGACTACCGGGTCCCCGCCAACCGGCTCGACGGGATCGCCCGGCTGTCGGCGGTGGCGCCCGGGCCGCTCGACGGCCTCGCCCTCGACCTCGGCGCCTTCCGCGTGGGCGGGGTGCTGGTCAACGGCGAGGCGGTCCGTTTCACCCATCGCGGGGGCAGGCTCCATCTGGCGCCGGGGCGGCTGGCGGCCGGGCCGTTCACCGTCGAGGTCCGCTACTCCGGCAGCCCCCGGCCGGTGTCCAGCCACTGGGGCGGGCTGGGCTGGGAGCAGCTCACCGACGGCGTGATCGTGGCCAGCCAGCCGATCGGGGCCCCGTCGTGGTTCCCGTGCAACGACCGGCCGGACGACAAGGCCGGCTACCGGATCTCGGTGACCACCGCCTCGCCGTACACGGTGATCGCCAACGGGGAGCTGGTCTCCAGGCGGCAGGCGGCGTCGACGACCACGTGGGTGTACGAGCAGGCCGAGCCGATGGCCTCCTACCTGGCGAGCGTCCAGATCGGACGCTACCGGCAGGCCGACCTCGGACCGGGGACGCGGGTGGCCTTCCCCGCCAGGCTCGCCTCCCGGGTCCGGCACGACTTCGAGCGCCAGGACCGGATGATGGAGGTCTTCAGCGAGCGGTTCGGCCCCTACCCGTTCGGCTCCTACACCGCGGTGGTGGTCGACGACGAGCTGGAGATCCCGGTCGAGGCGCAGGGCATGTCGATCTTCGGGGTGAACCACGTGGACGGCCGGCGCGGACAGGAGCGGCTGGTCGCCCACGAGCTGGCGCACCAGTGGTTCGGCAACAGCCTGACCGCGGCCGGCTGGTGCGACATCTGGCTGCACGAGGGGTTCGCCGCCTACGCGGAGTGGATCTGGTCGGAGGTCTCCGGCGGCGCGACCGCCGATGACCTGGCGGTCCGCTGGCACCGCAGGCTCGCCGCCCTCCCCCAGGACTTCGTCCTCGCCGACCCGGGTGCCCCGCGCCTGTTCGACGACCGCGTCTACAAGCGTGGCGCGCTCACCCTGCACGCGCTCCGGCGCGCCATGGGCGACGCGCCGTTCTTCGCGCTGCTGCGCGAGTGGACGGCCGGCCACCGCCACGGTTCCGTCACCACCGGCCAGTTCACCGACCTGGTCGCGCGCCGCACGGCCGGCCCGCTGGAGGGGCTGCTGTCCGGCTGGCTGTACGGCTCCCGCCTCCCCGCACTGCCCTGA
- a CDS encoding DUF2332 domain-containing protein yields MSRERAAVMVEHQARGCADLGSPLYAFLLERVAEDVRAGGPCMEALAGYEDAPGPDAVALRLLGGVHALALTGRAPELAACYPSTGGVFDPERPDACWHAFRAAVASAMEWVRDWLTRPPQTNEVGRANLLIAGLLKATHAGPLPVRLFELGASAGLNLRADHFRYACEGFAWGPADSPVSLQDAWLGAPPAWLAEAAAGRPALTVVERRGCDLTPVDPLSPGGKLALRAYVWPDQTARAARLDGALRLAARVPAEVDAVGAADFLSGVRLEPGTLTVVWHSIMRQYVPAAEWARVEGELDRLAAAGTAEAAFAHVSFEPRRVGGRHRFRLAVRLGTGAETVLAEAPPHGLPARTLTS; encoded by the coding sequence ATGTCCCGCGAGCGCGCCGCCGTCATGGTCGAGCATCAGGCACGGGGCTGCGCGGACCTCGGCTCCCCGCTCTACGCGTTCCTGCTGGAACGGGTCGCGGAGGACGTCCGCGCGGGAGGTCCCTGTATGGAGGCGCTCGCCGGGTACGAGGACGCCCCCGGGCCCGACGCCGTCGCGCTGCGACTGCTCGGCGGGGTGCACGCGCTGGCCCTCACCGGCCGCGCCCCCGAGCTGGCCGCCTGCTATCCCAGCACGGGCGGCGTCTTCGACCCGGAGCGGCCGGATGCCTGCTGGCACGCCTTCCGGGCCGCCGTCGCCTCCGCGATGGAGTGGGTCCGCGACTGGCTGACCCGGCCGCCGCAGACCAACGAGGTCGGCCGGGCCAATCTCCTGATCGCCGGCCTGCTGAAGGCCACGCACGCCGGCCCGCTGCCGGTCAGGCTGTTCGAGCTGGGCGCCAGCGCCGGGCTCAACCTGCGCGCCGACCACTTCCGCTACGCGTGCGAGGGGTTCGCCTGGGGCCCGGCCGACTCGCCGGTCTCGCTGCAGGACGCCTGGCTGGGCGCCCCGCCCGCGTGGCTGGCCGAGGCCGCCGCCGGGCGTCCGGCCCTGACCGTGGTCGAGCGGCGCGGCTGTGATCTGACGCCCGTCGATCCGCTGTCGCCCGGCGGGAAGCTGGCCCTGCGCGCCTATGTCTGGCCGGACCAGACCGCCCGCGCCGCGCGGCTGGACGGCGCCCTGCGGCTGGCCGCCCGGGTGCCGGCCGAGGTCGACGCCGTCGGCGCCGCCGACTTCCTCTCGGGTGTCCGGCTGGAGCCCGGCACGCTCACCGTCGTCTGGCACTCGATCATGCGCCAGTACGTCCCGGCCGCCGAATGGGCGCGGGTCGAGGGCGAGCTGGACCGGCTCGCGGCGGCCGGCACGGCGGAGGCGGCCTTCGCCCATGTCTCCTTCGAACCGCGCAGGGTCGGCGGGCGGCACCGCTTCCGGCTGGCCGTACGGCTCGGCACCGGGGCCGAGACGGTCCTGGCGGAGGCGCCCCCGCACGGCCTCCCGGCCCGCACCCTCACCTCCTGA
- a CDS encoding Pls/PosA family non-ribosomal peptide synthetase, which yields MLDRTARRYPHAPALDDGRTRLDYTELRAEADRLAAELRQAGVGRGDRVGVRVPSGTTGLYVAILAVLTAGAAYVPVDADDPDERAELVFTEAGVRAVIVDGEKIIVPGGQGGTPGAAGRPVPDDDAWIIFTSGSTGRPKGVAVTHRSAAAFVDAEAGLFLAQEPIGPGDRVLAGLSVAFDASCEEMWLAWRHGACLVAAPRALVRTGMDLGPWLVEMGITVVSTVPTLAALWPVETLDDVRLLIFGGEACPPELAERLAVPGREVWNTYGPTEATVVACAAPLTGDGPVRIGLPLAGWDLAVVDAGGEPVAMGETGELVIGGVGLARYLDPVKDAEKYAPLGSLGWERAYRSGDLVRAEPEGLIFVGRADEQIKLGGRRIELGEVDAALQALPGVAGAAAAVRTTGGGHQLLVGYVVPGEGFDPEEAKDRLRYALPAALVPRIALVDGLPTRTSGKIDRDALPWPLPGRDGAGRPGVDPWVAGCWQDVLGDTEGDFFAEGGTSLAAARLVSALRARYPAVTVGDVYEHPTLRGLAGHLAALDTPEIVTTGRVVTPMPRRAAIAQAVLTVPLLTAGALRWLVGLAALNNVIGLPGAPAVSWWWVLLGAVVFVSPAGRIALSAGAARLLLRGLEPGTYPRGGATHLRLWTAERLAERLGVAELSSAPWLTHYARALGAQVGADADLHSAPPITGMLKLGRNAAVEPEVDLSGYWIDGDRVHVGEIKIGASATVGARATLFPGAWIGKNAQVAPGAAVAGAVPSGERWAGVPAVRTGKARPPAADRPPRSRRWAAVYGLSALALSLVPAIAAVPGLAVLLRGDTTSLPGLLYGVPLATVTSMAALALVILALVRLLAVGLRAGHHPVHSRGAWQAWATGHLMSMARVWLFPLYASMVTPVWLRALGMRVGRDVELSTVLALPSMTSVGDGAFLADDTMVAPYELDGGRFRVDHVRIGKRAFLGNSGMTAPGRKVPKDGLVAVLSAAPKKARAGSSYLGMPPVELRRTAEEGDRSRTYDPPPRLKAARAAVEVCRVVPAMCAVALAVLVAAALEWLAGSYGLAAAVLLSGVVLAGAGVLAAAVTTVAKWALLGRISAGDRPLWSSFVWRNELADNFVEVLAAPWFAQPWLGTAPLNLWLRSLGARIGRGVWCETYWLPEVDLVTLGTGVSVNRGCVLQTHLFHDRVMSIDTVVLRDGSTLGPHGVVLPAATVGENTTVGPASLVMRGESVPPGTRWFGNPIAAWTGER from the coding sequence GTGCTCGACCGGACGGCCCGGCGATATCCGCACGCCCCCGCCCTCGACGACGGGCGGACCCGCCTCGACTACACCGAGCTGCGGGCCGAGGCCGACCGGTTGGCCGCCGAGCTGAGGCAGGCCGGGGTCGGGCGCGGCGACCGCGTCGGGGTGCGGGTGCCCTCGGGCACCACCGGCCTGTACGTCGCGATCCTGGCCGTGCTGACCGCCGGCGCGGCCTACGTCCCTGTGGACGCCGACGACCCCGACGAGCGGGCCGAGCTGGTCTTCACCGAGGCCGGGGTGCGCGCCGTCATCGTCGACGGGGAGAAGATCATCGTTCCCGGCGGCCAGGGCGGGACGCCGGGAGCCGCCGGCCGGCCGGTACCGGACGACGACGCGTGGATCATCTTCACCTCCGGCTCCACCGGCAGGCCGAAGGGGGTCGCGGTGACCCACCGCAGCGCGGCGGCGTTCGTGGACGCCGAGGCGGGGCTGTTCCTGGCCCAGGAGCCGATCGGCCCCGGCGACCGGGTGCTGGCCGGGCTCTCGGTGGCCTTCGACGCCTCCTGCGAGGAGATGTGGCTGGCCTGGCGGCACGGCGCCTGCCTGGTCGCCGCGCCCCGGGCGCTGGTGCGCACCGGCATGGACCTGGGGCCGTGGCTGGTCGAGATGGGCATCACGGTCGTGTCGACGGTGCCGACGCTGGCGGCGCTCTGGCCGGTCGAGACGCTCGACGACGTGCGGCTGCTGATCTTCGGCGGCGAGGCGTGCCCGCCCGAGCTGGCCGAGCGGCTGGCCGTACCGGGGCGGGAGGTGTGGAACACCTACGGCCCGACCGAGGCGACGGTGGTCGCGTGCGCGGCGCCGCTGACCGGGGACGGGCCGGTGCGGATCGGGCTGCCGCTGGCCGGCTGGGACCTGGCCGTGGTGGACGCGGGCGGCGAGCCGGTCGCGATGGGCGAGACCGGCGAGCTGGTCATCGGCGGGGTCGGTCTGGCCCGCTACCTCGACCCGGTCAAGGACGCCGAGAAGTACGCCCCGCTCGGCTCGCTGGGCTGGGAGCGGGCCTACCGCAGCGGCGACCTCGTGCGGGCCGAGCCCGAGGGGCTGATCTTCGTCGGGCGGGCCGACGAGCAGATCAAGCTCGGCGGGCGCCGGATCGAGCTGGGCGAGGTGGACGCGGCCCTGCAGGCCCTGCCCGGGGTCGCCGGGGCGGCGGCCGCGGTGCGCACGACCGGCGGGGGGCACCAGCTCCTCGTCGGGTACGTCGTGCCCGGCGAGGGGTTCGACCCGGAGGAGGCCAAGGACCGGCTGCGGTACGCGCTGCCCGCCGCGTTGGTCCCGCGGATCGCCCTGGTGGACGGGCTGCCCACCCGCACGTCCGGGAAGATCGACAGGGACGCCCTGCCGTGGCCGCTGCCCGGCCGCGACGGGGCCGGGCGCCCCGGCGTCGACCCGTGGGTGGCCGGATGCTGGCAGGACGTCCTCGGCGACACCGAGGGCGACTTCTTCGCCGAGGGCGGCACCAGCCTCGCCGCGGCCCGGCTGGTGTCGGCGCTGCGGGCCCGGTATCCGGCGGTCACCGTCGGCGACGTCTACGAGCACCCGACGCTGCGCGGGCTCGCCGGCCACCTGGCCGCGCTGGACACGCCGGAGATCGTGACCACCGGCAGGGTCGTCACGCCGATGCCGCGCCGCGCGGCGATCGCGCAGGCGGTCCTCACCGTGCCGCTGCTCACCGCCGGCGCGCTGCGCTGGCTGGTGGGCCTGGCCGCTCTCAACAACGTGATCGGCCTGCCGGGGGCGCCCGCCGTCTCGTGGTGGTGGGTGCTGCTGGGCGCCGTGGTGTTCGTCTCCCCCGCCGGGCGGATCGCGCTGAGCGCGGGCGCGGCACGGCTGCTGCTGCGGGGGCTGGAGCCGGGCACCTACCCCCGGGGCGGCGCGACGCACCTGAGGCTGTGGACCGCCGAGCGGCTCGCCGAACGGCTCGGCGTGGCCGAGCTGTCCAGCGCCCCGTGGCTCACGCACTACGCCCGGGCGCTCGGCGCCCAGGTCGGCGCCGACGCCGATCTGCACTCGGCGCCGCCGATCACCGGGATGCTCAAGCTCGGCAGGAACGCCGCCGTCGAGCCCGAGGTCGACCTGAGCGGCTACTGGATCGACGGTGACCGGGTGCATGTCGGCGAGATCAAGATCGGCGCCTCCGCCACGGTCGGCGCCCGCGCCACCCTGTTCCCGGGCGCGTGGATAGGGAAGAACGCGCAGGTCGCGCCGGGGGCAGCGGTGGCCGGCGCGGTGCCGTCCGGGGAGCGCTGGGCGGGTGTGCCCGCCGTCAGGACGGGCAAGGCGCGCCCGCCGGCCGCCGACCGGCCACCGCGCTCACGGCGCTGGGCGGCCGTCTACGGGCTGTCCGCGCTGGCGCTCAGCCTCGTCCCGGCGATCGCCGCCGTCCCCGGCCTCGCCGTGCTCCTGCGCGGGGACACGACCTCCCTGCCCGGCCTCCTGTACGGCGTGCCGCTCGCCACCGTGACCTCGATGGCCGCCCTGGCCCTGGTGATCCTGGCGCTGGTGCGGCTGCTGGCGGTCGGCCTGCGCGCCGGCCACCACCCGGTGCACAGCCGCGGGGCCTGGCAGGCGTGGGCCACCGGGCACCTGATGTCGATGGCCCGGGTCTGGCTGTTCCCGCTGTACGCGAGCATGGTCACCCCCGTGTGGCTGCGCGCCCTGGGCATGCGGGTCGGCCGGGACGTGGAGCTGTCGACGGTGCTGGCGCTGCCGTCGATGACCTCCGTCGGGGACGGCGCGTTCCTCGCCGACGACACGATGGTCGCGCCGTACGAGCTGGACGGCGGGCGGTTCCGGGTGGACCACGTGCGGATCGGCAAGCGCGCCTTCCTCGGCAACTCCGGGATGACCGCGCCGGGCCGCAAGGTGCCCAAGGACGGCCTGGTCGCGGTGCTGTCGGCCGCGCCGAAGAAGGCTCGGGCGGGCTCGTCCTACCTGGGCATGCCGCCGGTGGAGCTGCGCCGCACGGCCGAGGAGGGCGACCGCAGCCGCACCTACGACCCGCCGCCGCGGCTGAAGGCGGCCCGCGCCGCCGTCGAGGTGTGCCGGGTCGTCCCCGCGATGTGCGCGGTCGCGCTCGCCGTGCTGGTGGCGGCCGCGCTGGAGTGGCTGGCCGGATCGTACGGCCTGGCCGCCGCGGTGCTGCTGAGCGGCGTGGTGCTGGCCGGGGCGGGGGTGCTGGCCGCGGCGGTCACCACCGTGGCCAAGTGGGCCCTGCTCGGCCGGATCTCGGCCGGCGACCGGCCGCTGTGGAGCTCGTTCGTGTGGCGCAACGAGCTGGCGGACAACTTCGTGGAGGTGCTGGCCGCCCCCTGGTTCGCCCAGCCGTGGCTGGGCACGGCGCCGCTGAACCTGTGGCTGCGCTCGCTCGGCGCGCGGATCGGCCGGGGGGTGTGGTGCGAGACCTACTGGCTGCCGGAGGTCGACCTGGTCACCCTGGGCACCGGGGTGTCGGTGAACCGGGGCTGCGTGCTGCAGACGCACCTGTTCCATGATCGGGTCATGAGCATCGATACTGTCGTCCTGCGGGACGGGTCGACGCTCGGCCCGCACGGGGTCGTCCTGCCCGCGGCGACGGTCGGGGAGAACACCACGGTCGGACCGGCGTCCCTGGTCATGCGGGGCGAGTCGGTGCCACCCGGCACGCGCTGGTTCGGCAATCCGATCGCGGCGTGGACCGGCGAGAGGTAG